From the Aquirufa lenticrescens genome, the window TACAGGTGGTTTATTAACTCCATCTGCGATCTTAGGATACATTGTTCCTAACGTAGCGATCTCTCGTGAAGGTTATGCTGAGCGTGATTTATCCTCTTATGCAAACCGTAATATCAAATTTAACGCCGCTTTACACTACCGTTTTAACGATAAAGTAGAGTTGATCTTACAAGGATCATATGGTCAAGGTACTACGATGTACACAGGAGCAGATCGTTATTCGATCAAGAATTTCTCCATGGGACAATACAAGGCAGAATTAAAAGGTTCTAACTTCTTTGTTCGTGCCTATACAACTCAAGAGAATTCAGGAGATGCGTATGCAACAGGTACTTTAGGTCAATTAGTAAACGAAGCAGCTAAGCCATCCACAGCTTGGTATCCTCAATACTTCTCGACTTTTGCAGGTTTGGCATTGACAAACTTTGGAACCGTATTACAAACGAACTTATTGAAAGGTGTAGCGCCAGCTTCAGCGGTAGGTTTAGCCGTAGCTAGTACACAATCATCATTCCCTTACTACCATGGAACAGCACGTGCAGCTTCTGATGCAGGTCGTTTAGTGCCAGGAACAGCAGCGTTTAACGCGGCGGTAGATGCAATCAAGGCTAAGCCACTTCCTCAAGGAGCTAAGTTTACAGATAAGTCTGCTTTATACCACTTAGAGGGTATGTATAACTTAACTGAGAAATTGAATAACAAAGTAGAATTGATCGTAGGTGCGAACTTCCGTCAATATGCCTTGAACTCAGAAGGAACTTTATTTGCATTGCAAGATGATGGTAGCGAGTTCTCTATCAACGAATACGGTGCATACGCACAAGCATCTAAGAAATTATTTGCTGATCACTTGAAAGTAACGGGTTCTCTTCGTTATGACAAGAACGAAAACTTTGAAGGTGTATTTAGCCCACGTATTTCTGGTGTGTTGACTCAAGGAACTTCTAACTTCCGTGCGTCTTTACAAACAGGTTTCCGTATTCCTACAACACAGGATCAATACATTAACTTGTTAACTCCATCTGCTCGTTTATTAGGTGGTTTAGCGGTAGTTCAAGATCGTTACAAATTGTCAGGTAATTCATACACGTTACAGTCGATTTTAGCTAACCAAACAGATCCTACGAAGTGGGTAACTTACAAGGCTAAGGCTTGGAAGCCAGAACAAGTTCAAACAGTTGAATTTGGTTACAAAGGAATGATCACTCCACAAATGTTTGTTGATTTCTATGCTTACCAATCTAACTTCACGAACTTCTCAGCAGGTCAAGTGGTAGCGCAACCTAGCACGACTTTGGCAGGTTCATTAAACTACTTCTCATTCCCATCTAACGTAGATAACGAAGTAGTGACTAACGGTTGGGGCTTAGGCATCGACTATGATTTAGGAAATCGTTGGGCATTAGGAACAAACGTTTCTTACAATGCAGTAAAAGACAACGGTGGATTAGCTGATTACCAATTAGGTTTCAACACACCGAACTACCGTACAAACGTTTCTTTAGGAAACCGTAACATCGGTAATTCAGGTTGGGGCTTCAATGCGACTTGGAGATACCAAGATCAATTTGTTTGGCAATCATCATTCGTGAACCAAGTAGTGAATCAACAACAATTGTCTATGATTCCTGCGTTCTCGACATTCGATATGCAAGTAAGCAAGAAAGTATCTGAGATTAAGTCAATCATCAAAGTAGGTGGTACGAACTTAGGCGGAGTTGCTTATACAACAGGATGGGGTAACCCATTAATCGGAAGCATGTACTATGTGAGCATCACTTTCGACGAATTGTTGAACAAATAAGATTTTTTGAAATTATGTTGAGGCTGCCCCTAAAAGGGCAGCCTCTTTTTTTGTACCTTTGTGGATCGATCGATTCCCAAACTATGGCTTCAAAAGCGTCTGATTCTACCGGATTTTCCCACATTCAAGTGCTGGGTGCACGCGAGCACAATTTGAAGAATATTGACGTTTCCATTCCGCGCAATCAGCTCGTGGTGGTGACGGGTATTTCGGGGTCGGGCAAATCGTCTTTGGCGTTTGATACGATTTATGCAGAGGGCCAAAGAAGGTACATGGAATCGTTCTCCGCCTATGCCCGTTCTTTTCTAGGAAACATGGAACGTCCGGATGTAGACAAGATCGAAGGCCTTTCGCCGGTGATCTCTATCGAACAAAAGACCACCTCTAAAAACCCGCGTTCTACGGTAGGAACTACCACGGAAATCTACGATTTCTTGCGTCTGTTGTACGCCCGCGCAGGAGAGGCGTTTTCTTACCTTTCGGGGGAGAAGATGGTCAAGCAATCAGTGGACCAAATCATCGAAACCTTATTAACCCAATTCAACAAAGGCAAAGTCGTTTTACTTGCGCCCGTAGTCAAAGGTCGTAAAGGACATTACCGCGAATTATTCGTTCAAATCGCGAAGTGGGGATATACGAAGGTGCGTATCGATGGTGAAATCATGGACATCGAGCCTAAGATGCAGGTCGATCGTTTTAAAGTACACGATATCGAAATAGTGGTGGATCGTTTAGTGGTGGCAGAAGACGAACGCTTGCGTTTATCCCAAAGCCTACAAACCGCGATGAACCAAGGCAAAGGGCAAGTCTACGTCCTAGATGCCAAGGATAAATTACATTACTTCTCCCAGACCTTAATGGATCCGGCGACCGGTTTGTCCTACGATGAACCCGCACCGAATACCTTCTCTTTTAACAGTCCGTATGGCGCCTGCCCTTGTTGCAATGGCTTGGGGGTAGTAGAAGAGATTACGGAAGACTCTGTCATTCCAGATCGTTCCTTAAGCATTATCCGCGGAGCTATTGCTCCGATTGGGGAATACCGGGAGCTTTGGATATTCAAGCAATTAGAGGTGCTATTGAAGCCCTTTAAAGTGGGTCTATCTACTCCCATCGCTAAATTCCCAGCGGAGGCCGTGGAATTAATGTTGTATGGTTCGGACGCGCCGGTTGCGGTGCCGTCTAAGAAATACGAAGGAACGGAGTGGAATACGAAATACGATGGTATCGTAAACTTCTTGAAACGCCAACAAGAGTCAGGTTCTGAAAAGACCCAAGACTGGTTGAAGGATTTTATGATCATCAAAAAATGCCCGGATTGTGATGGGTATCGCTTGAAAAAAGAATCCTTGCATTTCCGGATCGCGGACAAGCACATCGGGCAATTAGCTCAAATGGATATCAACGAACTGGAGGCTTGGTTCGCTGATGTAGAAACGCGGATGAGCGAGCGCCAGCAACAAATCGGGGTAGAGGTCTTGAAAGAGATCAGAAAACGCGTAGGTTTTTTAACCCAAATCGGCCTTACCTATTTGACACTCGATCGCCCTATGAAAAGTCTTTCTGGTGGAGAGGCGCAGCGTATTCGTTTAGCGACTCAGATAGGGACTCAACTCGTGGGTGTCTTGTACATCATGGATGAGCCAAGTATCGGTTTGCACCAGCGCGATAATGAGAAGTTAATACAAGCTTTAAAAGATTTAAGGGACTTAGGAAATTCGGTCTTAGTCGTGGAACACGACAAGGATATGATGCTGGAGTCTGATTATATTTTAGACATCGGTCCGGGCGCGGGTCGCCACGGCGGAAATGTGGTGGGTTCCGGTACACCAGCCGAGTTCTTGAAATTGAAGACGCCTACGGCGGCTTATTTGAATGGTGCGCTGGAGATTGCGGTGCCAGCTGTTCGTCGCAAAGGCAATGGTCTGAGTATCGAGTTGAAAGGGGCGACCGGGAATAATTTGAAGAACGTGTCGGTGAAGTTCCCGTTAGGGACTTTGACGGTTGTGACCGGGGTTTCAGGATCCGGTAAATCGACCTTGATTCACGATACCTTGGTGTTGAAATTGAAGCAGCATTTCGATCGTACGAAGCGGGATGCGATGCCGTATAAGTCGATTGTTGGTTTGGAAAATATCGATAAGGTAATCGAAGTGGACCAAAGTCCGATTGGCCGCACGCCTCGTTCTAATCCTGCTACCTATACGAATATGTACAGTGATATTCGTACGCTCTATTGCGAATTACCGGAATCAAAAATCCGTGGATACAAGGCTGGACGATTTAGTTTCAATGTGAAAGGCGGCCGTTGTGAAGGTTGTGAGGGAGGGGGTCGCAAGAAGATTGAGATGGAGTTCTTGCCTGATGTATTAGTGGAATGCGAAACGTGTAAGGGAAAGCGTTTTAACCGCGAGACTCTAGAAGTACGCTTTAAAGGTAAATCGATCTCAGATGTGTTAGATATGACGGTGGAGCAGGCTTTGGAATTCTTCGAAAACCAACCGCGTATCTTCCGCCGCGTGCAGACTTTGGCTGAAGTTGGTTTAGGTTATATCACCTTAGGGCAACATGCGACCACCCTTTCTGGGGGTGAGGCACAACGCGTAAAACTGGCAGAAGAACTTTCGAAAAAGGATACAGGTAAGACGCTTTATGTCTTAGATGAACCTACGACGGGCTTGCACTTTCAAGATGTGCGTCTATTATTAGATGTATTACAGCAACTAGTGGATAAGGGGAATACGGTCTTGATTATCGAACACAATATGGACGTCATCAAGGTGGCCGATTACCTAATCGATATGGGTCCTGAGGGCGGAAACGCAGGAGGACAATTAATAGCCAGCGGAACGCCAGAGCAGATTGCTAAAGAAAAAAATAGTCACACGGGACGCTTTTTGAAAAAGGAATTATCGTAGAAATTTTAGTACATTTATGTACTTTCTACATCAACGATGAACTATTTGCCTCAGATACTATTTATCACCCTTTTAGGGGGAATGTCTTACCTGATTTTTCAGCGTTTTTCGCTCATCATACAGACGATTCGCCTAGCTCGTCCAGTGGAATTATCGGACCATCCGTCTGAACGTTTTAAACGTATGGCGCTTTTGGCTTTCGGTCAAAAGAAAATGTTCAATAAGCCCCTTGTCGGCTTCTTTCACTTCCTGATTTACATCGGATTTGTACTCATTAATATCGAGATTCTCGAAATTATCTTAGATGGTATTTTAGGTACTCATCGCCTTTTTGCGCCGTTTATAGGCTCACTCTACCCCGGATTGATGAACTTTTTCGAGATCCTGGCGGGGGGAGTTTTCGTGGCCTGTGTGTTCTTTTTTCTGCGTCGTGGGGTATTTCGCACCAGTCGTTTACAAGCCTCTAATCACAAAGAGTTAGCTGGTTTTCCGGTAAAGGATGCTTATCAAATACTTCTCATTGAGGTTATTTTAATGCTGGCCTTGTGGACGATGAATGGAGCGGATGCCGTGTTACAAACGCGTGGGGTGGAGCATTATCAAACGGTGGGATCCTTTGTGATTTCGGGACAGTTAGTGGGCATTTTCTCTGCCTTATCTACGGAGGCTCTCCAGGTTTTAGAACGCGCCGCTTGGTGGTTTCATATCGTAGGGATTTTATCATTTGCCTTATATGTGACTTATTCAAAGCACTTACATATCTTTTTTGCATTCCCATCTGCCTATTTTTCGAGTCTAGAATCCTCTGCAAAGATGTCAGAGATGCCTGCGGTGACGCACGAGGTGAAGTTGATGTTAGGGCAACCGGTGGAGGAGCAGCCTGCAACGAATGCAAAGTTTGGTGCCAAAGACGTAATGGATTTAACTTGGAAGAACGCTTTAGATGCCTATTCTTGTACGGAATGTGGCCGTTGCACGGAGCAATGTCCGGCGAACCAAACCGGTCGAGCCTTGTCACCACGCAAAATGATGATGGATACCCGGGATCGATTAGAGGAAGTGGGTGGTATTTTAAAAGCGAATAAAGGAGCTTTTGTGGACGATGGTAAATCATTATTTGATCGAATCTCTGCCGAAGAGTTACGCGCTTGTACGTCTTGCCAGGCCTGCGTGGAAGCTTGTCCGATGGAGCTTTCTCCCTTAAATATTATCTTAGAAATGCGTCGCTTCCAGATTATGGAGCTTTCGGATGCACCGGGGGCATGGAATGCGATGTTTGCTAATGTGGAGACGAACCAAAGTCCGTGGAAATTTAACCCTGCCGATCGTTTGAATTGGGCAAAAGAATAAGCTATGAAAAAAATATTGGTTGTTATAATACTATTAATAGGCGCCTATTTCGTAGGCCCTAAACCAGAGGCGCCGGTACTCACGCCTAGCGCGAGCTGGACAGATGTTCCGGATTCAGTCAATCAAATCGATTGCTACATTGCATTTAAAGAATCGAAGATGGTGCTAAAGCCAGGGAATGAGGCGCGCATTGTTTGGGCGGATTCAGCTCAGCCTAAAAAGACTAAAATTGTCTTTATGTATGTGCACGGTTTCTCTGCATCACCTATGGAAGGAGATCCTTTGCATCGTGAGGTGGCGAAGAAATTCGGAGCGAACTTATTGTTAGCCCGCGTGGCGGGTCACGGGGTGCCAGACTCGGATTCTACTTACGCTACCGTGACAGCAGATGAATATTACCAAAGTGTCGAAAACTACTATGCGATCGCGAAGAAATTAGGGGACGAAGTGGTGGTTTTGGGGACATCCTTCGGTGGCGCGATGTCGCTCGTTTTAGCGGCTAATCATCCAGAAATTAAAGCCTTGATGCTCTATGGGCCTTGCATTGCGATCAAAGATCCCAATGCGACTTTATTAGATAATCCGTGGGGCTTGCAAATGGCCCATTTGATTACGGGTAGTGATTACCGGGATATTCCCGTGATGGCGCCACGACATGCGGAGAATTGGAGTTTGCATTATCGTCTGGAAGGTGTGGTGGCAGTGCAAAATTTCCTGACTCACGCGATGAATAAAGAAGTCTTTGAAAAGGTGAAGATGCCTGTCTTTTTAGGCTATTATTACAAGGATGAAGAACACCAAGACAACGTGGTGTCAGTAGATGCGATGAAAGTGATGTTCGAACAATTAGGTACGCCAGCTAGTTTAAAAAAGTCAGAAGCTTTTCCTAATTCAGGGAACCACGTCATTACGTCGAACCTGCTGGGTAAATTAACGGATAAACCAATTGCGTCGTCGGAGGCTTTCTTGCGCGATGTGGTTAAACTAAACTAAGATGGGTCCTACTTTGATTTTATACGCGGTACCTTTTTTCCTGTTTACCGTTCTTTTAGAATCCTATATCGTCTACAAGATGCATCGCGATTACGTGGAGGCAAAGGATTCGATGACGTCGATCGGTTTGGGTTTAGGGAATTTAGGCATTGGATTTGTGACGAAGGCGATCACATTTGGTGCTTCATTTTATGTCTACAATAATTGGAAATTGTTTGATTTAGGCCAAACCTGGCCCGTTTGGGTGCTCGCTTTTTTTGGGGAGGATTTAACGTATTATTGGGTACACCGCATCTCGCACGAGATCCGTTTTTATTGGGCTTCCCACATGGTGCACCATTCGTCGCCTAAGTACAATTTAGCCGCGGCCTTGCGCCAAACCTGGACGGGTAATCTTTCAGGTGGTTTTGTCTTTTGGCTTTGGTTGCCTTTAATCGGGGTGCATCCATTTATCGTGATGTTTTTCCAGCAAACGAGTTTATTATACCAATACTGGATTCATACGGAATTGATTAACAAGATGCCGCGCTGGTTTGAATATATTTTGAATACCCCGTCACACCATCGGGTTCACCATGGAACAGATTTAGATTATTTAGATACGAATTATGCGGGGGTATTGATCATTTGGGATCGGATGTTTGGTTCTTTTGTGAGCGAAAATCAACGACCACAATATGGTTTAACGAAGCAGATTGAGAGCTATAATCCGGCTAAGATTGCATTTTACGAATGGGTTCAAATCGTCAAAGACGTAGCCAACGCAAAAAGTATGAAAGCGGTGTTTGGGTATATTTTTGGGCCTCCGGGCTGGAGTGAAGATGGAAGTCGATTAACGGTTACGCAAATGCGCGAGCAACAAAAGAAATAATGGAGACGATTAAAACGATGGCTGAATTCGCCGCAGCGGGGGAGCAGCCGGAATTTCTTTTTTGGGTAGGTTGTGCGGGGTCTTTTGATGACCGTCACAAGAAAGTGACCCGGGCCTTTGCGGAGATTTTGCAAAAGGTAGGCATCAGCTTTGCCGTTCTAGGCACGGAAGAATCGTGTACTGGGGATCCAGCTCGTCGCGCAGGGAATGAATTTTTATTTCAAATGCAGGCCATGTCTAACATCGAGGTGTTGAACCTCTATGCCGTAAAGAAAATCGTGACGGCTTGCCCGCATTGTTTTAATACCTTGAAAAACGAATACCCAGTCCTAGGTGGGAATTATGAAGTGATTCACCACAGCCAGCTTTTGGCAGAATTAATCGGCTCAGGTAAAATTAAAGCTTCTGACGGTTCTTCCTTAGAGCAAGTGGCCTACCACGATTCTTGTTATTTAGGCAGAGGAAATGGGGTCTATGAAGCGCCACGCGAGATAATTTCCGGATTAAAAAAGGAACTAATCGAGCTGAAAAGTTGTAGAACAAAAGGACTTTGCTGTGGAGCGGGTGGCGCACAAGTATTCAAAGAGCCGGAAACGGGCAGCGAGGACGTGCAAGTGAAAAGAGTCCAAGAAATGGTCGATTCTGGTGTCAGCAAAGTGGCCTTAGCGTGCCCATTCTGCATGGTGATGGTCCAAGACGGCCTGAATAAAGTAGGAAAAGAAAAACACATCCAAGTAGTAGATTTAGCTGAGTTAGTGCAGCAATCCATGTAATATATGTATTTACCCATTGAACAAATGCCTGATCATTCCCGCGTATGGGTTTATCAGGCGAACCGACCTTTTACTGCGTCAGAGACCCAAGCCATTCAGGACTATTTAGCTCCCGCCTTAACCCAATGGGCGGCGCACGGAGCTGGACTGAACGCTTCTTTCGAGATTCGCTTTCAACAAGTGATTGTCATCGCGGTGGATGAAACGGTGAATGCAGCTTCTGGCTGTTCTATCGATGCGTCCACGCGTTGGTTCAAGGAGATGGGAGCAAACTTAGGAATCGACTTCTTTGATCGCAGCACCGCTGTGGTAGAAGGCGAAGAACTTACGTTGATTCCGTTGACAGCGTTGAAAAACAATCCACTACTGACGCCATCCACGCATATTATTCCACTCCAAACGGAATCATTAGGCGCTTACCGCGCGGGTTGGCTACAACAAGCAAACACCACTTGGTTACAACGTTATTTCGCATAAGATGGCAGAGGATCTAGTAAAAATCGAGGGGACGAGAGCAGAAAAATACGCCTCTTTATATCCCCAAATTCAATCACTCCTAGCCGGAGAAACAGACAAATACGCAAACTTAGCCAATATCGCGGCGGCGGTACACGAGGTATTCGGCTTTTTCTGGGTGGGATTCTACTTAACGAAAGAAAATCAATTAGTCTTAGGGCCATTTCAGGGTCCAGTGGCTTGTACCCGTATTCCATTCCACAAGGGAGTTTGCGGCCATGCGTATACCACAAAAGAAACAGTTTTAGTGCCGGATGTAGAAGCATTTCCAGGACACATTGCCTGTGCTTCTGCTTCGAAGTCAGAGATTGTTTTGCCTGCCATCGTAAATGGCGAAGTCGTCCTCGTATTTGATCTGGATTCAAATCAATTAGCGGACTTCTCTGAAGTGGATCAGCAAGGTCTAGAAAAAATTATTGAACTAATTGAGGAGTCTTGGACTTCTTGGGTCTAGGCTAATCTAGCAATCACCGTTTCTCCACCTACGGGTTTGTCGTCGATGTTTACACAGATCTCTGCGTCTAATGGCAAGTATATATCGATGCGGCTACCGAATTTAATAAAGCCAAACTCCGTTCCTTGAACAACTGCATCCCCTTCTTTCGCATACCAACAAATACGTTTTGCTAAAGCACCTGCAATCTGGCGGAATAAGATTTCT encodes:
- a CDS encoding (Fe-S)-binding protein, yielding MSYLIFQRFSLIIQTIRLARPVELSDHPSERFKRMALLAFGQKKMFNKPLVGFFHFLIYIGFVLINIEILEIILDGILGTHRLFAPFIGSLYPGLMNFFEILAGGVFVACVFFFLRRGVFRTSRLQASNHKELAGFPVKDAYQILLIEVILMLALWTMNGADAVLQTRGVEHYQTVGSFVISGQLVGIFSALSTEALQVLERAAWWFHIVGILSFALYVTYSKHLHIFFAFPSAYFSSLESSAKMSEMPAVTHEVKLMLGQPVEEQPATNAKFGAKDVMDLTWKNALDAYSCTECGRCTEQCPANQTGRALSPRKMMMDTRDRLEEVGGILKANKGAFVDDGKSLFDRISAEELRACTSCQACVEACPMELSPLNIILEMRRFQIMELSDAPGAWNAMFANVETNQSPWKFNPADRLNWAKE
- a CDS encoding GAF domain-containing protein — translated: MAEDLVKIEGTRAEKYASLYPQIQSLLAGETDKYANLANIAAAVHEVFGFFWVGFYLTKENQLVLGPFQGPVACTRIPFHKGVCGHAYTTKETVLVPDVEAFPGHIACASASKSEIVLPAIVNGEVVLVFDLDSNQLADFSEVDQQGLEKIIELIEESWTSWV
- a CDS encoding (Fe-S)-binding protein, translated to METIKTMAEFAAAGEQPEFLFWVGCAGSFDDRHKKVTRAFAEILQKVGISFAVLGTEESCTGDPARRAGNEFLFQMQAMSNIEVLNLYAVKKIVTACPHCFNTLKNEYPVLGGNYEVIHHSQLLAELIGSGKIKASDGSSLEQVAYHDSCYLGRGNGVYEAPREIISGLKKELIELKSCRTKGLCCGAGGAQVFKEPETGSEDVQVKRVQEMVDSGVSKVALACPFCMVMVQDGLNKVGKEKHIQVVDLAELVQQSM
- a CDS encoding sterol desaturase family protein — its product is MGPTLILYAVPFFLFTVLLESYIVYKMHRDYVEAKDSMTSIGLGLGNLGIGFVTKAITFGASFYVYNNWKLFDLGQTWPVWVLAFFGEDLTYYWVHRISHEIRFYWASHMVHHSSPKYNLAAALRQTWTGNLSGGFVFWLWLPLIGVHPFIVMFFQQTSLLYQYWIHTELINKMPRWFEYILNTPSHHRVHHGTDLDYLDTNYAGVLIIWDRMFGSFVSENQRPQYGLTKQIESYNPAKIAFYEWVQIVKDVANAKSMKAVFGYIFGPPGWSEDGSRLTVTQMREQQKK
- the uvrA gene encoding excinuclease ABC subunit UvrA; its protein translation is MASKASDSTGFSHIQVLGAREHNLKNIDVSIPRNQLVVVTGISGSGKSSLAFDTIYAEGQRRYMESFSAYARSFLGNMERPDVDKIEGLSPVISIEQKTTSKNPRSTVGTTTEIYDFLRLLYARAGEAFSYLSGEKMVKQSVDQIIETLLTQFNKGKVVLLAPVVKGRKGHYRELFVQIAKWGYTKVRIDGEIMDIEPKMQVDRFKVHDIEIVVDRLVVAEDERLRLSQSLQTAMNQGKGQVYVLDAKDKLHYFSQTLMDPATGLSYDEPAPNTFSFNSPYGACPCCNGLGVVEEITEDSVIPDRSLSIIRGAIAPIGEYRELWIFKQLEVLLKPFKVGLSTPIAKFPAEAVELMLYGSDAPVAVPSKKYEGTEWNTKYDGIVNFLKRQQESGSEKTQDWLKDFMIIKKCPDCDGYRLKKESLHFRIADKHIGQLAQMDINELEAWFADVETRMSERQQQIGVEVLKEIRKRVGFLTQIGLTYLTLDRPMKSLSGGEAQRIRLATQIGTQLVGVLYIMDEPSIGLHQRDNEKLIQALKDLRDLGNSVLVVEHDKDMMLESDYILDIGPGAGRHGGNVVGSGTPAEFLKLKTPTAAYLNGALEIAVPAVRRKGNGLSIELKGATGNNLKNVSVKFPLGTLTVVTGVSGSGKSTLIHDTLVLKLKQHFDRTKRDAMPYKSIVGLENIDKVIEVDQSPIGRTPRSNPATYTNMYSDIRTLYCELPESKIRGYKAGRFSFNVKGGRCEGCEGGGRKKIEMEFLPDVLVECETCKGKRFNRETLEVRFKGKSISDVLDMTVEQALEFFENQPRIFRRVQTLAEVGLGYITLGQHATTLSGGEAQRVKLAEELSKKDTGKTLYVLDEPTTGLHFQDVRLLLDVLQQLVDKGNTVLIIEHNMDVIKVADYLIDMGPEGGNAGGQLIASGTPEQIAKEKNSHTGRFLKKELS
- a CDS encoding TonB-dependent receptor, which codes for MKKIIQQILPSLALILFLSASTFAQTKIGGKVTDADSKEPLIGVSIGVKGAVTGTISDAKGNFSLSTNKAGALTIVVSMVGYERQEIPVKGNKTDFQIALKEQATLGQDVVVSASRVEESVMQSPVSVERMDIRAIRETPAASFYDALRNIKGVEVSSQSVSFSSIGMRGFNSNGNVRVVQMIDGMDNQAPGLNFSVGNIVGISELDLQSVDLLPGAASALYGPNAMNGIILMDSKSPFLFQGLSAQVKTGAMYASNRTETTTPYGDISIRFAKAFNNKVAFKLNFNQLTADDWQSTDTRDQSLLNGTVLGAGSRGTNLAYNGVSVYGDETNVNMLTSLKPLLGVPTNPLTAGINQISAATGGLLTPSAILGYIVPNVAISREGYAERDLSSYANRNIKFNAALHYRFNDKVELILQGSYGQGTTMYTGADRYSIKNFSMGQYKAELKGSNFFVRAYTTQENSGDAYATGTLGQLVNEAAKPSTAWYPQYFSTFAGLALTNFGTVLQTNLLKGVAPASAVGLAVASTQSSFPYYHGTARAASDAGRLVPGTAAFNAAVDAIKAKPLPQGAKFTDKSALYHLEGMYNLTEKLNNKVELIVGANFRQYALNSEGTLFALQDDGSEFSINEYGAYAQASKKLFADHLKVTGSLRYDKNENFEGVFSPRISGVLTQGTSNFRASLQTGFRIPTTQDQYINLLTPSARLLGGLAVVQDRYKLSGNSYTLQSILANQTDPTKWVTYKAKAWKPEQVQTVEFGYKGMITPQMFVDFYAYQSNFTNFSAGQVVAQPSTTLAGSLNYFSFPSNVDNEVVTNGWGLGIDYDLGNRWALGTNVSYNAVKDNGGLADYQLGFNTPNYRTNVSLGNRNIGNSGWGFNATWRYQDQFVWQSSFVNQVVNQQQLSMIPAFSTFDMQVSKKVSEIKSIIKVGGTNLGGVAYTTGWGNPLIGSMYYVSITFDELLNK
- a CDS encoding alpha/beta hydrolase: MKKILVVIILLIGAYFVGPKPEAPVLTPSASWTDVPDSVNQIDCYIAFKESKMVLKPGNEARIVWADSAQPKKTKIVFMYVHGFSASPMEGDPLHREVAKKFGANLLLARVAGHGVPDSDSTYATVTADEYYQSVENYYAIAKKLGDEVVVLGTSFGGAMSLVLAANHPEIKALMLYGPCIAIKDPNATLLDNPWGLQMAHLITGSDYRDIPVMAPRHAENWSLHYRLEGVVAVQNFLTHAMNKEVFEKVKMPVFLGYYYKDEEHQDNVVSVDAMKVMFEQLGTPASLKKSEAFPNSGNHVITSNLLGKLTDKPIASSEAFLRDVVKLN